A section of the Buteo buteo chromosome 27, bButBut1.hap1.1, whole genome shotgun sequence genome encodes:
- the DHRS7B gene encoding dehydrogenase/reductase SDR family member 7B isoform X1, producing MRTLSPPLPAVAMVMAAARKTVQKGKLMDLTSTVIIPLLFGSLGIFALFRLLQWMRMRAYLQEAVVVITGATSGLGKECAKAFHAAGSKLVLCGRDSEKLKDLVQQLSTMTNHRKNTHKPHTVVFDLSDTKTVLNAAEEILKYLGHVDILINNAGISFRGTIVDTGLEVDKKVMETNYFGPIAFTKALLPSMIKRRQGHIVAISSVQGKISIPFRSAYAASKHATQAFFDCLRAEVEQYDIDVTVISPGYIQTNLSLNAVTADGSRYGVMDKNTAEGQTAAEVAQVVLNAVGQKKKEVLVAGLAPSLAVYLRNLFPRLFFTLMATRAKKERKEKDS from the exons ATGCGCACGCTCTCCCCACCACTTCCGGCGGTGGCCATGGTGATGGCGGCGGCCAG GAAGACtgttcagaaaggaaaactcATGGATCTTACAAGCACAGTCATCATCCCGCTGCTTTTTGGCAGCTTGGGGATCTTCGCCCTTTTTCGGCTACTGCAGTGGATGCGGATGCGAGCTTACCTCCAGGAAGCAGTGGTCGTGATCACAGGGGCTACCTCTGGCCTGGGAAAAG AATGTGCAAAAGCCTTCCATGCAGCTGGCTCCAAGCTGGTGCTCTGTGGCAGAGACAGCGAGAAACTCAAAGACCTGGTGCAGCAGCTTTCTACCATGACCAATCACCGAAAGAAC ACACACAAACCTCACACTGTGGTATTTGACCTCTCGGACACTAAAACTGTCCTAAATGCTGCTGAAGAGATCCTGAAGTACTTGGGTCACGTGGACATACTGATCAACAATGCAGGCATCAGTTTCCGAGGCACAATTGTGGACACAGGACTGGAGGTGGACAAGAAAGTGatggaaacaaattattttggtcCTATAGCCTTCACCAAAG CACTTCTCCCCTCCATGATCAAGAGAAGACAAGGCCACATTGTGGCCATCAGCAGTGTTCAAGGCAAAATAAGCATTCCTTTCAGATCCGCAT atgCTGCCTCTAAGCATGCTACCCAGGCCTTCTTTGATTGTCTACGAGCAGAGGTAGAGCAGTACGACATTGATGTGACAGTTATAAGCCCTGGATACATTCAAACAAACCTCTCTCTCAATGCTGTAACAGCAGATGGATCTCGCTATGGAG TTATGGACAAGAACACCGCCGAAGGACAGACAGCTGCAGAGGTCGCTCAGGTGGTTCTCAATGCAGTGGGacagaagaagaaggaagtaCTTGTAGCTGGCCTGGCACCCTCCCTGGCTGTCTACCTGCGAAACCTCTTCCCCAGGCTCTTCTTCACCTTAATGGCAACTAGagcaaaaaaggagagaaaagaaaaggactcTTAG
- the DHRS7B gene encoding dehydrogenase/reductase SDR family member 7B isoform X2, with the protein MDLTSTVIIPLLFGSLGIFALFRLLQWMRMRAYLQEAVVVITGATSGLGKECAKAFHAAGSKLVLCGRDSEKLKDLVQQLSTMTNHRKNTHKPHTVVFDLSDTKTVLNAAEEILKYLGHVDILINNAGISFRGTIVDTGLEVDKKVMETNYFGPIAFTKALLPSMIKRRQGHIVAISSVQGKISIPFRSAYAASKHATQAFFDCLRAEVEQYDIDVTVISPGYIQTNLSLNAVTADGSRYGVMDKNTAEGQTAAEVAQVVLNAVGQKKKEVLVAGLAPSLAVYLRNLFPRLFFTLMATRAKKERKEKDS; encoded by the exons ATGGATCTTACAAGCACAGTCATCATCCCGCTGCTTTTTGGCAGCTTGGGGATCTTCGCCCTTTTTCGGCTACTGCAGTGGATGCGGATGCGAGCTTACCTCCAGGAAGCAGTGGTCGTGATCACAGGGGCTACCTCTGGCCTGGGAAAAG AATGTGCAAAAGCCTTCCATGCAGCTGGCTCCAAGCTGGTGCTCTGTGGCAGAGACAGCGAGAAACTCAAAGACCTGGTGCAGCAGCTTTCTACCATGACCAATCACCGAAAGAAC ACACACAAACCTCACACTGTGGTATTTGACCTCTCGGACACTAAAACTGTCCTAAATGCTGCTGAAGAGATCCTGAAGTACTTGGGTCACGTGGACATACTGATCAACAATGCAGGCATCAGTTTCCGAGGCACAATTGTGGACACAGGACTGGAGGTGGACAAGAAAGTGatggaaacaaattattttggtcCTATAGCCTTCACCAAAG CACTTCTCCCCTCCATGATCAAGAGAAGACAAGGCCACATTGTGGCCATCAGCAGTGTTCAAGGCAAAATAAGCATTCCTTTCAGATCCGCAT atgCTGCCTCTAAGCATGCTACCCAGGCCTTCTTTGATTGTCTACGAGCAGAGGTAGAGCAGTACGACATTGATGTGACAGTTATAAGCCCTGGATACATTCAAACAAACCTCTCTCTCAATGCTGTAACAGCAGATGGATCTCGCTATGGAG TTATGGACAAGAACACCGCCGAAGGACAGACAGCTGCAGAGGTCGCTCAGGTGGTTCTCAATGCAGTGGGacagaagaagaaggaagtaCTTGTAGCTGGCCTGGCACCCTCCCTGGCTGTCTACCTGCGAAACCTCTTCCCCAGGCTCTTCTTCACCTTAATGGCAACTAGagcaaaaaaggagagaaaagaaaaggactcTTAG